The Rhodocytophaga rosea genome has a segment encoding these proteins:
- a CDS encoding tetratricopeptide repeat protein, translated as MNHCKYRYLAIFSLLLLLWDPNTAWAQRSKKKEKESVPQQRNKNSGLGEYYFSEGMKFFVLENYQKAIDQFGKSLEMDPDNGGTHYAIADAYSRIGNQPEAIAYAEKALKLDDTNKYFYQLLAGLYEKDKKFAQAIKVYQDQMKKMPEDLESYFNLANIYLFQEKFEDAIKLYDKVEKTIGINEDVVRQKQQIYLKLNKPNEAIVEGKKLVETFPEEIKYAILLAEIYISNGRQKEAIPLLQNIIEQGADQAQARLVLSDIYRTNGQTDKADQELLLAFSSPDLEPDTKVQILISYSKNLKDDASKKNALKLADLIIKAHPGEAKAYAIYGNLLEMSKEKQKAREAYSKACSLDNSSFEIWHQIIRLDWELNEVDSLTKHSEQALELFPNQGVFWFFNGYAYLTKKDYDKAVQSLEESKKLSSENKQLLNDINMMLGDSYNGLSDHIRSDAAYEAVLANDPENASVLNNYSYYLSLRKEKLDKAKQMAGKLVEKHPDNPTYLDTYAWILYMMEDYQQARKYLEKAAKNSTNGTILEHYGDVLYKLGETDLALQQWMKAKQAGESSDQIDKKIAQKKLYE; from the coding sequence ATGAATCATTGCAAGTATAGGTATCTGGCCATTTTTTCTCTTCTGCTCCTGTTGTGGGACCCAAACACTGCATGGGCACAGCGTTCCAAAAAAAAAGAAAAGGAAAGCGTTCCACAGCAGCGCAATAAAAATTCAGGGTTAGGTGAATATTATTTTTCGGAAGGCATGAAATTCTTTGTGCTCGAAAATTATCAGAAAGCCATAGACCAGTTTGGAAAATCTCTGGAAATGGACCCTGATAACGGAGGTACGCACTATGCCATTGCTGATGCCTATTCCCGCATTGGAAACCAGCCGGAAGCCATTGCCTATGCCGAAAAAGCCCTGAAACTGGACGACACCAATAAATATTTTTACCAGTTGCTGGCCGGATTATATGAAAAGGATAAAAAATTTGCACAGGCAATAAAGGTCTATCAGGATCAGATGAAGAAAATGCCGGAAGACCTGGAAAGCTATTTTAACCTGGCCAATATATATTTATTTCAGGAAAAGTTCGAAGATGCCATCAAATTGTATGATAAAGTAGAAAAAACCATAGGAATTAATGAAGATGTAGTACGGCAGAAACAGCAGATCTATCTTAAATTAAATAAACCCAACGAAGCCATTGTTGAAGGCAAAAAGCTGGTAGAAACCTTTCCTGAAGAAATCAAATATGCCATACTGCTGGCTGAAATCTATATTTCTAACGGACGCCAGAAAGAAGCAATCCCCCTGCTACAAAACATTATCGAACAAGGCGCTGATCAGGCTCAAGCCAGGTTGGTATTATCGGACATTTACCGCACCAATGGGCAGACTGATAAAGCAGACCAGGAATTATTGCTTGCTTTCAGCAGCCCTGATCTGGAGCCTGATACCAAAGTACAGATTCTGATCAGCTATTCCAAAAACCTGAAAGACGATGCTTCCAAAAAAAATGCGCTTAAACTGGCTGATTTGATTATTAAGGCACATCCCGGTGAAGCCAAAGCGTATGCGATATATGGCAATCTGCTTGAAATGTCTAAAGAAAAGCAAAAGGCCAGAGAGGCTTATTCTAAAGCCTGCAGCCTTGATAATTCCAGTTTTGAAATATGGCACCAGATTATCCGTCTGGACTGGGAATTAAATGAAGTAGACAGCCTGACCAAACACTCTGAGCAAGCACTGGAGCTTTTCCCCAATCAGGGAGTTTTCTGGTTTTTTAATGGATATGCTTACCTTACCAAAAAGGATTATGACAAGGCTGTACAGTCGCTGGAAGAGAGCAAAAAACTTTCCTCAGAAAACAAGCAGCTACTCAATGACATCAATATGATGCTGGGTGATTCTTATAATGGCCTTAGTGATCATATCCGTTCTGATGCCGCCTATGAAGCCGTGCTCGCCAATGATCCTGAGAATGCGAGCGTTTTGAATAATTACAGCTATTATCTTTCACTCCGGAAAGAAAAATTAGACAAAGCCAAACAGATGGCTGGCAAACTGGTAGAAAAGCATCCGGATAATCCGACGTATTTAGATACCTATGCCTGGATTCTGTATATGATGGAAGATTACCAGCAGGCCAGAAAATACCTGGAGAAAGCGGCGAAGAATTCCACAAATGGCACTATTCTGGAACATTACGGCGATGTACTCTATAAACTGGGAGAAACAGATCTGGCATTACAACAATGGATGAAAGCCAAGCAAGCTGGAGAAAGCAGTGACCAGATCGACAAGAAAATTGCCCAGAAAAAACTTTATGAATAA
- a CDS encoding sugar phosphate nucleotidyltransferase, with translation MKIIIPMAGMGKRMRPHTLTIPKPLIPIAGKPIVQRLVEDIAKVCNQPVDQVAFIIGDFGKEVEKQLLSIAESVGAKGTIHYQDEPLGTAHAILCAKEALEGNVVIAFADTLFKADFTLDVTKEGIIWVQKVEDPRPFGVVKLNAQNEITEFVEKPETFVSDLAIIGIYYVKDGANLRKELQYLIDNNIKDKGEFQLTNALENMKQKGIKFMPGQVTEWLDCGNKDATVYTNQRYLEYIKDTQLVDGSAQTNNSVVIPPVYIGKNVKIQNSVVGPYVSVGDGSSIQDSVVKNSIIQKNTSVINANISNSMLGNFVKFEGKSSDLSVGDYNVILG, from the coding sequence ATGAAAATAATCATCCCGATGGCTGGTATGGGCAAAAGAATGCGCCCGCATACACTCACGATTCCTAAACCTTTAATTCCGATTGCCGGAAAACCCATTGTACAACGTTTGGTAGAAGATATTGCTAAAGTTTGTAATCAGCCAGTGGATCAGGTTGCTTTTATTATCGGAGATTTTGGTAAAGAAGTAGAAAAACAACTCCTCAGCATTGCCGAATCGGTGGGTGCCAAAGGGACCATACATTATCAGGATGAACCACTGGGCACGGCTCACGCTATTTTATGTGCCAAGGAAGCTTTGGAAGGCAATGTGGTAATTGCCTTTGCCGACACACTATTTAAGGCAGATTTTACGTTAGATGTTACAAAAGAAGGAATTATCTGGGTACAAAAGGTAGAAGATCCTCGTCCGTTTGGGGTAGTTAAACTGAATGCGCAGAACGAAATTACCGAGTTTGTAGAAAAACCTGAAACTTTCGTATCAGATCTGGCAATTATCGGTATTTATTACGTGAAAGATGGGGCAAACCTACGCAAAGAACTTCAGTATCTGATAGATAACAACATCAAAGACAAAGGCGAATTCCAGCTGACCAATGCCCTGGAAAACATGAAACAAAAAGGCATTAAATTTATGCCTGGCCAGGTAACGGAATGGCTCGATTGTGGCAATAAGGATGCAACCGTATACACCAACCAGCGTTATCTGGAGTATATTAAAGATACACAACTGGTAGATGGCTCCGCCCAAACAAATAATTCAGTGGTAATTCCGCCGGTATACATTGGAAAGAATGTTAAAATCCAGAATTCAGTGGTAGGCCCGTATGTTTCGGTAGGTGATGGCAGCAGCATTCAGGATTCTGTGGTAAAGAATTCAATTATTCAAAAAAATACATCTGTGATAAATGCCAACATTTCAAACTCAATGTTAGGGAATTTTGTTAAATTTGAAGGTAAATCGAGTGATTTGAGTGTGGGAGATTATAATGTAATTTTGGGATAG
- the dtd gene encoding D-aminoacyl-tRNA deacylase yields the protein MITVIQRVSQAAVHIDAQLHASIQTGFLILLGITHTDTIEDAQWLSKKIAGMRIFSDAEGKMNLSLQEVKGEVLLISQFTLHASTKKGNRPSFIEAARPEQAIPLYEQMIDLLSKELNQPIRTGKFGADMKVSLINDGPVTILLDSKNKV from the coding sequence ATGATTACAGTCATACAACGGGTTTCCCAGGCAGCCGTACACATTGATGCCCAGCTCCATGCTTCTATTCAAACTGGTTTTTTAATATTATTGGGAATTACCCATACCGATACAATAGAAGATGCTCAATGGCTTTCCAAGAAAATTGCAGGTATGCGTATTTTCAGCGATGCAGAAGGCAAGATGAATTTATCTCTACAAGAAGTAAAGGGGGAGGTTTTGCTCATCAGCCAGTTCACACTGCATGCCAGTACAAAAAAAGGCAACCGTCCTTCTTTCATTGAAGCGGCAAGGCCAGAACAAGCGATTCCTTTGTATGAACAAATGATCGATTTACTCAGCAAAGAACTCAATCAACCCATCCGCACCGGAAAATTCGGAGCCGATATGAAAGTGAGCCTGATTAATGATGGTCCGGTAACTATTTTACTCGATTCTAAGAATAAGGTTTAA
- a CDS encoding alpha/beta fold hydrolase, whose amino-acid sequence MKAYSRTYQVNGIDLHVIEKGHKGQPVIIFLHGFPEFWYGWQKQMEYFAEKGFHVIVPDQRGYNMSSKPQSISSYRITTLAEDILQLIHYTGREKVYLVGHDWGGAVAWTLAYLHPELLNKVIILNMPHPRVFIKTVRTDMIQMIKSWYIGFFQLPVAEKFLSMNQYRMIQNSLLHTSLPGTFSKADLQQYRQAWQQPEALHSMINWYRAAMHYKNPFSSGNQQVKVPLLLIWGEKDKFLQPKMAQKSLRYCQNGRLHLIKDATHWLHHEKSSEVNKLIYQFIQDQN is encoded by the coding sequence ATGAAAGCATATAGCCGTACATACCAGGTAAATGGGATTGACCTGCATGTCATAGAAAAAGGACATAAAGGGCAACCGGTTATCATTTTTCTGCATGGATTTCCGGAATTCTGGTATGGCTGGCAGAAGCAAATGGAATATTTTGCAGAAAAAGGTTTTCATGTAATCGTGCCAGACCAAAGAGGATATAACATGAGCAGCAAACCCCAAAGTATATCTTCGTATCGGATCACTACGCTGGCAGAAGATATACTACAACTCATCCATTACACCGGCCGGGAGAAAGTGTACCTCGTGGGGCATGACTGGGGAGGGGCAGTGGCCTGGACTCTGGCGTATTTACATCCGGAATTACTGAATAAAGTCATTATCCTGAATATGCCTCATCCACGGGTATTTATAAAAACCGTCCGGACAGATATGATTCAGATGATTAAGAGCTGGTATATTGGCTTTTTTCAGTTGCCTGTTGCAGAGAAATTTTTATCCATGAATCAATACCGGATGATACAAAATAGCTTGCTTCATACCTCACTGCCGGGAACATTTTCGAAAGCCGATCTGCAACAATACCGGCAAGCCTGGCAACAGCCAGAAGCGTTACATAGCATGATTAATTGGTACAGGGCAGCTATGCATTACAAAAATCCATTTTCTTCGGGAAACCAACAGGTAAAAGTACCCTTATTGCTGATCTGGGGCGAAAAAGACAAATTTCTGCAACCAAAAATGGCACAGAAAAGCCTACGCTACTGCCAGAACGGACGGCTCCACTTAATTAAAGACGCTACGCACTGGCTACACCACGAGAAAAGCAGCGAAGTAAATAAGTTGATCTATCAATTTATTCAGGATCAAAATTAA
- a CDS encoding D-TA family PLP-dependent enzyme, translating into MHSSNEWYTILNTDTIDSPALVVYPDRIRENIRLLKSMSKGLDWLRPHVKTHKMAEVAAMMLEEGIYKFKCATIAEAEMLALAGATDVLLAYQPVGPKINRLLQLVLTYPTTQFSCLVDNLITAQAISEIFSIKGKTIRVFLDLNIGMNRTGILPGEEAFQLYTACSSMPGVEAVGLHAYDGHLRETDLTIRKQKCDQGFAEVEALARKIAEAGMPSPILVAGGSPSYPIHAQREGVECSPGTFIFWDYGYKNTLPEQNFQYAALVMTRVISIIDDQTICLDLGHKAVAAENPLPRVHFLNAPDIKPISQSEEHMVATVVDSSDYQLGDVLYGVPVHICPTCALYDQAQVIENHRAVNIWKVVARNRVISV; encoded by the coding sequence ATGCATTCCTCTAACGAATGGTATACCATTCTTAATACTGACACCATTGATTCTCCGGCACTGGTTGTGTATCCGGACCGGATCAGGGAAAATATTCGCCTGTTAAAATCCATGAGTAAAGGGCTGGATTGGCTTCGTCCGCATGTAAAAACGCATAAAATGGCAGAAGTGGCTGCTATGATGCTGGAAGAAGGAATATATAAATTTAAATGCGCTACCATTGCCGAAGCCGAAATGCTTGCATTAGCAGGAGCAACAGATGTATTACTTGCCTATCAGCCTGTTGGACCTAAAATCAACCGGTTGCTGCAGTTAGTGCTTACCTATCCCACTACACAATTTAGTTGCCTGGTAGACAATCTCATAACTGCCCAGGCGATCTCAGAAATTTTCTCTATAAAAGGTAAAACCATCCGTGTATTTCTGGATTTAAATATAGGAATGAATCGTACCGGAATTCTTCCCGGAGAAGAGGCTTTTCAACTGTATACAGCTTGCAGTAGCATGCCCGGTGTGGAAGCGGTAGGTTTACATGCCTATGATGGTCATTTGCGGGAAACAGATCTAACTATTAGAAAGCAAAAATGTGATCAGGGTTTTGCAGAAGTGGAAGCATTGGCTCGGAAAATTGCAGAAGCGGGAATGCCATCACCCATTCTGGTAGCCGGTGGTTCGCCAAGTTATCCGATACATGCCCAAAGGGAAGGGGTAGAATGTAGTCCGGGAACGTTTATTTTCTGGGATTATGGTTACAAAAACACATTACCCGAACAGAATTTCCAGTACGCAGCCTTGGTGATGACCAGAGTGATTTCTATTATAGATGATCAAACGATCTGCCTTGACCTTGGACATAAAGCTGTTGCGGCTGAAAATCCTTTGCCAAGAGTTCATTTTCTGAATGCCCCTGACATCAAACCTATTTCACAAAGTGAAGAACATATGGTTGCAACTGTAGTTGATTCCAGCGATTACCAGCTAGGAGATGTATTATACGGCGTGCCAGTACATATTTGTCCCACCTGTGCCTTATACGATCAGGCGCAAGTGATTGAGAATCATAGAGCAGTAAATATCTGGAAAGTGGTGGCTAGAAATCGGGTTATCTCTGTGTAG
- a CDS encoding dipeptidase produces MFTIDAHLDLSMNAMEWNRDLRKSVAEIRKREEGKTDKPDRGKGTVAFPELRKGNIGLVVATQIARYVAPDNPLPGWHSPEQAWAQTQGQLAWYKSMEEAGELVQITDLPSLEKHIALWLEELPFNNKPIGYILSLEGADSIVTLKHLERAYEYGLRALGPGHYGPGRYAQGTNATGGIGQPGRDLLKEMERLNIILDATHLCDDSFWEAMDHFHGPVWASHNNCRALVNHNRQFDDRQILELISRGAVIGGVLDTWMMVPGWVRGTSTPESTGCNLDKMIDHLDHICQLAGNALHIGIGSDLDGAFGKEQSPYDLETIADLQKIPDLLRRRGYSSTDIENVMHGNWLRFLRKAWASSVTSES; encoded by the coding sequence ATGTTCACAATTGATGCCCACCTGGACCTGAGTATGAATGCCATGGAATGGAACCGGGATTTACGTAAATCAGTGGCAGAAATACGCAAACGGGAGGAAGGAAAAACCGATAAACCAGACCGGGGCAAAGGAACTGTTGCTTTTCCGGAACTCCGCAAAGGGAATATTGGGTTAGTGGTAGCTACCCAGATCGCCAGATATGTGGCTCCGGATAATCCTCTTCCTGGCTGGCATTCTCCGGAACAAGCCTGGGCGCAAACACAAGGGCAACTGGCCTGGTACAAAAGTATGGAAGAAGCCGGTGAACTGGTGCAAATCACTGATTTGCCTTCTCTGGAAAAACACATTGCGCTCTGGCTCGAAGAACTTCCTTTTAATAATAAACCTATTGGCTATATTTTGAGCCTGGAAGGGGCGGATTCTATTGTTACACTCAAACATTTGGAACGTGCCTATGAGTATGGCTTACGGGCACTAGGTCCGGGGCATTATGGACCAGGTAGATATGCCCAGGGAACCAATGCCACTGGCGGAATTGGCCAGCCCGGAAGAGACTTACTGAAAGAAATGGAAAGGCTTAATATCATTCTGGATGCCACCCATCTGTGTGATGATAGTTTCTGGGAAGCGATGGATCATTTCCATGGACCAGTTTGGGCCAGCCATAATAATTGCCGGGCTCTGGTAAACCACAACCGGCAGTTCGACGACCGGCAGATTCTGGAACTCATCAGCAGGGGAGCGGTAATTGGAGGAGTTTTGGATACCTGGATGATGGTTCCAGGGTGGGTGAGGGGCACTTCTACCCCTGAAAGTACCGGGTGTAACCTCGATAAAATGATAGACCACCTGGATCATATTTGCCAGCTGGCCGGAAATGCGTTACACATTGGCATTGGATCTGACCTGGACGGGGCTTTTGGAAAGGAACAAAGCCCGTATGATCTGGAAACCATTGCCGATTTGCAGAAAATTCCGGATTTGCTCAGGCGCAGGGGCTATTCTTCAACTGATATTGAAAATGTAATGCATGGCAACTGGCTCCGGTTTTTGAGAAAAGCCTGGGCTTCGTCTGTTACTTCAGAATCATAA
- a CDS encoding ABC transporter ATP-binding protein, translating to MLEATNITKSYGSLQVLKGIDVQINKKEIVSIVGASGAGKSTLLHIIGTLDKPDTGHVHINGQNIVNLQGDNLANFRNRHIGFIFQFHNLLPEFTALENVCIPGYLGKNDQKKVEARAKELLSLLGLKDRFDHHPARMSGGEQQRTAVARALINSPDIIFADEPSGNLDSHTAEELHHLFFKLRDDLEQTFVIVTHNEQLAEMADRKIEMKDGKIFSHI from the coding sequence ATGCTGGAAGCAACAAACATCACCAAATCGTACGGCAGTTTACAGGTTCTCAAAGGAATTGATGTTCAGATAAATAAAAAAGAAATTGTCTCTATTGTAGGTGCTTCCGGTGCCGGAAAAAGTACATTACTTCATATTATTGGCACACTGGATAAACCCGATACTGGCCATGTGCATATCAATGGGCAGAATATTGTAAACCTGCAAGGCGATAACCTGGCTAACTTCCGCAACCGGCATATCGGTTTTATCTTCCAGTTTCATAACCTGCTGCCAGAGTTTACAGCATTAGAAAATGTATGTATTCCGGGATATTTAGGTAAAAATGACCAAAAAAAAGTAGAAGCCAGAGCCAAAGAACTGCTTAGCTTACTTGGCCTCAAAGACCGCTTCGATCATCATCCGGCCAGAATGTCCGGAGGGGAGCAACAACGTACCGCCGTAGCCAGGGCATTGATCAATTCACCTGACATTATTTTTGCCGATGAGCCCAGTGGAAACCTCGACTCTCATACCGCTGAAGAGCTTCACCACCTGTTCTTCAAATTACGGGACGATCTGGAACAGACGTTCGTTATTGTTACACACAATGAGCAACTCGCAGAAATGGCCGACCGCAAAATTGAAATGAAAGATGGTAAGATTTTCAGCCACATATAA